One Caretta caretta isolate rCarCar2 chromosome 24, rCarCar1.hap1, whole genome shotgun sequence genomic region harbors:
- the U2AF1L4 gene encoding splicing factor U2AF 26 kDa subunit isoform X3 yields MAEYLASIFGTEKDKVNCSFYFKIGACRHGDRCSRLHNRPTFSQTIVLLNLYRNPQNTAQSADGSHCHVSDVEVQEHYDNFFEEVFTELEEKYGEIEEMNVCDNLGDHLVGNVYVKFRREEDAERAVGELNNRWFNGQAVRAELSPVTDFRESCCRQYEMGECTRGGFCNFMHLRPISRELRRQLYGQSRRRRAPSPSRSHDRPRGKKRQRSPDHRYGRF; encoded by the exons ATGGCCGAGTATCTGGCCTCCATCTTCGGCACCGAGAAAGACaa GGTTAACTGCTCTTTTTACTTTAAGATCGGGGCTTGTCGGCACGGAGACAGGTGTTCCCGCCTCCACAACAGACCCACCTTCAGCCAG ACCATCGTCCTGCTGAATCTGTATCGGAACCCACAGAACACGGCCCAGTCGGCAGACGGCTCGCACT gTCATGTCAGCGATGTGGAAGTGCAGGAGCATTATGATAATTTCTTTGAG GAGGTCTTCACGGAGCTAGAGGAGAAGTATGGGGAGATAGAGGAGATGAACGTTTGTGACAACCTCGGGGACCACCTGGTCGGCAATGTCTATGTCAAG TTCCGGCGGGAGGAGGACGCCGAGAGGGCCGTGGGGGAGCTGAACAATCGCTGGTTCAATGGCCAGGCCGTGCGGGCCGAGCTGTCCCCAGTCACCGACTTTCGCGAGTCCTGCTGCCGCCAGTACGAGATGGG ggagtGCACACGTGGAGGGTTCTGCAACTTCATGCACCTGCGGCCGATATCCCGAGAGCTGCGCCGGCAGCTCTACGGGCAGAGCCGGCGCCGGCG AGCCCCATCCCCCTCGCGCTCCCACGACCGGCCCCGGGGCAAGAAACGCCAGCGCTCACCTGACCATCGCTATGGACGCTTCTGA